In Kushneria marisflavi, the following are encoded in one genomic region:
- a CDS encoding DinB/UmuC family translesion DNA polymerase gives MGFEGLEASTLAAHCHALRKTVYQWTGLPVSVGIAPTRTLAKLANRHAKRHPATDGVFMLGDIKSPDTQALLARTPVGDIWGVGGRVAARLHSIGIETALTLAQAHPPWIRQQFSVVLERTVRELCGVSCIDMNESPDSRKMIMTSRSFGRVTSSRRDIEEAVRAHASRSAQRLRAQRSLAGAVMVMLRTNPHMRHLAQDHDRVVLPLPRPTDNTFEIVATAQRALARLWKPHRILYQKCGVQLMDLMDVDGQQLDVFQTPQSDDERQRSDHLMATLDQLNTRFGRNAVTVGVQRRNADWQLRCGHRSNRWTTRWTELPAARLT, from the coding sequence CTGGGGTTTGAAGGCCTTGAGGCCTCAACACTTGCCGCGCACTGCCATGCCCTGCGCAAAACGGTGTATCAATGGACCGGTCTGCCGGTGTCGGTGGGCATTGCCCCGACCCGCACGCTGGCCAAGCTGGCCAATCGTCACGCCAAGCGTCACCCGGCCACCGACGGCGTGTTCATGCTCGGCGATATCAAAAGCCCTGATACGCAGGCACTGCTGGCACGCACGCCGGTGGGTGACATCTGGGGCGTTGGTGGACGCGTGGCGGCCCGCCTGCATTCGATCGGTATCGAGACGGCACTGACGCTGGCGCAGGCCCATCCACCCTGGATTCGACAGCAGTTTTCGGTGGTGCTCGAGCGCACCGTTCGCGAGCTGTGCGGCGTGAGCTGCATCGACATGAACGAGTCGCCTGACAGTCGAAAGATGATCATGACCAGCCGCTCGTTCGGCAGGGTGACCTCTTCTCGTCGGGACATCGAAGAGGCCGTGCGAGCGCATGCCTCACGCAGTGCACAGCGGCTGAGAGCTCAGCGAAGCCTGGCAGGCGCCGTGATGGTCATGCTGCGCACCAACCCTCACATGCGGCATCTGGCGCAGGATCATGACAGGGTCGTGCTGCCATTACCGCGCCCGACCGACAATACCTTCGAGATCGTGGCCACTGCCCAAAGGGCGCTGGCACGGCTCTGGAAACCACACCGCATTCTTTATCAGAAATGTGGGGTTCAGCTCATGGACCTGATGGACGTCGATGGCCAGCAGCTCGATGTCTTCCAGACCCCACAGTCGGACGATGAGCGACAGCGCAGCGACCACCTGATGGCCACGCTGGATCAGCTCAATACGCGATTTGGACGCAACGCGGTCACGGTCGGAGTGCAGCGACGCAATGCCGACTGGCAGCTGCGCTGTGGCCATCGCTCGAATCGATGGACCACGCGCTGGACGGAGCTGCCCGCGGCCAGACTGACATGA
- a CDS encoding diguanylate cyclase domain-containing protein: MQHWLKDLQRKPKLLLVDDQRINILTLHELFREECDIFMAMNGEQALETCRKSLPDLILLDVHMEGIDGHEVCRRLKKDPETHDIPVIFVTAQGAEEDEVLGLELGAVDFIVKPINPTIVRARVNTHLTLKYQSDLLRSLALLDGLTGVANRRKFDEELGRTWRQSLREKTELSIIMIDIDYFKRYNDHYGHLRGDTCLQSVAGALEAAVNRPYDLLARYGGEEFVCLLPNTHLKGAVVVAERMQACVRALQLEHADSGIGQVVTVSMGVATMTANSTDGAQVLLEAADRQLYKAKQAGRACIRSGI, translated from the coding sequence ATGCAACATTGGCTGAAAGACTTGCAGAGAAAACCAAAGCTGCTGCTGGTGGATGACCAGCGCATCAATATTCTGACGCTGCATGAATTGTTTCGAGAAGAGTGCGACATTTTCATGGCCATGAACGGCGAGCAGGCTTTGGAAACCTGTCGAAAATCGTTGCCTGATTTAATCCTGCTTGATGTGCACATGGAAGGTATTGATGGTCATGAGGTGTGTCGTCGTCTCAAAAAAGATCCGGAAACCCATGATATCCCTGTCATTTTCGTAACGGCTCAAGGGGCTGAAGAAGATGAGGTGCTTGGTCTGGAGCTCGGAGCGGTGGACTTCATCGTCAAACCGATCAATCCGACCATTGTCAGGGCCCGGGTCAATACCCATTTGACGCTCAAGTACCAGAGCGACCTTCTGCGCTCCCTCGCTCTGCTTGATGGTCTGACAGGCGTCGCCAACCGTCGCAAGTTCGATGAAGAACTGGGGCGAACCTGGAGACAGAGCCTGCGTGAGAAGACCGAACTCTCGATCATCATGATCGATATCGATTATTTCAAACGCTATAACGATCACTACGGGCATCTGCGAGGCGATACGTGCCTGCAGTCTGTCGCCGGTGCGCTGGAAGCCGCGGTTAATCGTCCATATGATCTGCTGGCGCGCTATGGTGGTGAGGAGTTCGTCTGCCTGTTACCCAATACCCATTTGAAAGGCGCGGTAGTAGTGGCTGAACGCATGCAGGCCTGTGTCCGGGCGCTTCAACTCGAACATGCGGATTCCGGGATCGGACAGGTGGTGACCGTGTCGATGGGCGTCGCGACGATGACAGCCAACTCGACTGATGGCGCACAGGTCTTGCTGGAGGCAGCAGACAGGCAGCTTTACAAGGCCAAGCAGGCCGGGCGTGCCTGCATTCGGTCCGGCATTTAA